The following proteins are encoded in a genomic region of Oryza brachyantha chromosome 11, ObraRS2, whole genome shotgun sequence:
- the LOC102718782 gene encoding UPF0481 protein At3g47200-like — protein MEDGCSWVMEMEKMERETDAAAEMALWSKHSIYKVPEWINGVTRRRAYVPFLVSLGPFHHGDAALAPMEPHKRRAMLHMAKRSGKPVRAFVAAVEAVAQRLEDAYEDIGEEWRAGSGGGGRAVTARFVQVMVTDGCFVVELMRMNKLGGMLRGDYPTNDPVFSEHGYLYLMEVMRSDVLLMENQLPLLLLQRLLAVQHGTTPDKTPGVTLGLHPLDIFHKSFCGVGQDYTWTQRQEVFMPSAVQLHEARVHFELRKSNGDNLQGVQFERGVLTMPAISVDNSSEKLLLNLMALEQLHPEAGNNVTAFVFFMDNIVDTAEDVALLKSRHILRSALGSDEEVAKLFNNTINKVAVMGLSSRLNNLYRQVNAHCSKPWNRWWASLLHTYFSNPWVFISLLVAFILLVATLMQTICSVMSLYKR, from the exons ATGGAGGATGGCTGTAGCTGggtgatggagatggagaagaTGGAGAGGGAgaccgacgcggcggcggagatggcgcTTTGGAGCAAGCACTCCATCTACAAGGTGCCGGAGTGGATAAACGGCGTGACGAGGCGCAGGGCGTACGTGCCATTCCTCGTCTCGCTGGGTCCCTTCCAccacggcgacgccgccctcGCGCCCATGGAGCCGCACAAGCGCCGCGCCATGCTGCACATGGCGAAGCGCAGCGGCAAGCCGGTGCGGGCATTCGTGGCGGCCGTCGAGGCGGTGGCCCAGCGGCTGGAGGACGCCTACGAGGACATCGGCGAGGAGTGGAGAGCAGgatcaggaggaggaggaagagcggtgacggcgaggttCGTACAGGTGATGGTGACCGACGGGTGCTTTGTGGTGGAGCTGATGCGGATGAACAAGCTCGGAGGGATGCTGCGTGGGGATTACCCGACCAACGACCCCGTCTTCAGCGAGCACGGCTACCTGTACCTCATGGAGGTGATGCGCTCTGACGTCCTCTTGATGGAGAACCAGCTGCCTCTGCTTCTCCTCCAGAGGCTTCTGGCTGTTCAGCACGGGACGACTCCG gacaaaactccagGTGTGACATTGGGCCTCCACCCCCTCGACATTTTCCACAAAAGCTTCTGCGGAGTCGGTCAGGACTACACATGGACGCAGAGGCAAGAGGTGTTCATGCCGTCGGCGGTGCAGCTCCATGAGGCTAGGGTCCATTTCGAGCTCAGAAAAAGCAATGGCGACAACCTCCAGGGCGTCCAATTCGAGCGTGGTGTGCTGACCATGCCAGCGATCTCGGTGGACAACTCCAGCGAGAAACTGCTGCTCAACCTAATGGCGCTGGAGCAGCTCCACCCGGAGGCCGGGAACAACGTCACCGCGTTCGTCTTCTTCATGGACAACATCGTCGACACGGCAGAGGACGTGGCGCTACTAAAATCCAGGCACATCCTCAGGAGCGCGCTAGGGAGTGACGAAGAAGTGGCCAAGCTTTTCAACAACACTATCAACAAGGTGGCGGTGATGGGCCTATCCAGCCGCCTCAACAACCTGTACCGACAAGTGAACGCGCACTGCAGCAAGCCCTGGAACAGATGGTGGGCGAGCCTCTTGCACACCTATTTCAGTAACCCATGGGTGTTCATTTCCCTTCTTGTCGCCTTCATTTTGCTTGTCGCCACTCTCATGCAGACAATCTGTTCGGTCATGTCACTCTACAAGAGGTAG
- the LOC102719057 gene encoding uncharacterized protein LOC102719057 isoform X3 gives MELAPQGEGPRPPSPSKCASVTPSSSAGAATCTRSARIAPSNVGRSRGSGTAIGAPGAQPLESTSRANVSMSVEMDMVVVPDEGEDEENSFDMNDEMSMSLPSSRSGSEGDDGEEKSKSRKRGAKRTKGSISLSPSKGKVTRGKRAGCWKYFKVINVPSKREKGKMECKAKCRFCHHSYGYHPGGTTTTLNRHLDKCTIYLNKLAKAKAQGSK, from the exons ATGGAGCTGGCGCCTCAAGGTGAAGGACCTCGACCACCATCCCCGAGCAAATGCGCGAGTGTGACGCCATCCTCGTCGGCAGGTGCAGCGACATGTACACGCTCTGCACGGATTGCTCCAAGCAATGTTGGCCGCAGTCGAGGTTCTGGAACAGCAATTGGAGCACCAGGAGCACAGCCGCTGGAATCAACATCACGAGCTAATGTCTCCATGTCTGTG GAAATGGACATGGTAGTCGTGCCAGATGAaggagaggatgaagagaaCAGCTTTGACATGAATGATGAGATGTCGATGAGCCTACCTTCTTCAAGAAGCGGTAGTGAGGGAGATGATGGAGAAGAGAAGTCAAAGTCTCGTAAGCGAGGTGCAAAAAGGACCAAGGGAAGTATTTCACTATCTCCTTCCAAGGGCAAGGTAACAAGAGGAAAGCGTGCTGGTTGCTGGAAATATTTCAAGGTGATCAATGTTCCCTCCAAGAGGGAGAAAGGGAAGATGGAATGTAAGGCAAAGTGCAGGTTTTGTCATCACAGCTATGGATATCACCCTGGGGGAACCACTACAACACTGAATCGTCACTTAGACAAGTGCACAATATATCTGAACAAGCTTGCAAAGGCTAAAGCTCAAG GTTCAAAATGA
- the LOC102719057 gene encoding uncharacterized protein LOC102719057 isoform X1, whose protein sequence is MELAPQGEGPRPPSPSKCASVTPSSSAGAATCTRSARIAPSNVGRSRGSGTAIGAPGAQPLESTSRANVSMSVEMDMVVVPDEGEDEENSFDMNDEMSMSLPSSRSGSEGDDGEEKSKSRKRGAKRTKGSISLSPSKGKVTRGKRAGCWKYFKVINVPSKREKGKMECKAKCRFCHHSYGYHPGGTTTTLNRHLDKCTIYLNKLAKAKAQVAMADAMLEKFCKYLENTNNIMIIATILDPRFKMRYIKWCFSEFFDEIRCVTKVAAITAEMEKLYNKYEAICRHNQGGNNTHTGLSASSSSSTTTSLASIIPSGFQSFLQSNAKESSKSELLIYLDEPNVPLDDNTFNLIIGGKCP, encoded by the exons ATGGAGCTGGCGCCTCAAGGTGAAGGACCTCGACCACCATCCCCGAGCAAATGCGCGAGTGTGACGCCATCCTCGTCGGCAGGTGCAGCGACATGTACACGCTCTGCACGGATTGCTCCAAGCAATGTTGGCCGCAGTCGAGGTTCTGGAACAGCAATTGGAGCACCAGGAGCACAGCCGCTGGAATCAACATCACGAGCTAATGTCTCCATGTCTGTG GAAATGGACATGGTAGTCGTGCCAGATGAaggagaggatgaagagaaCAGCTTTGACATGAATGATGAGATGTCGATGAGCCTACCTTCTTCAAGAAGCGGTAGTGAGGGAGATGATGGAGAAGAGAAGTCAAAGTCTCGTAAGCGAGGTGCAAAAAGGACCAAGGGAAGTATTTCACTATCTCCTTCCAAGGGCAAGGTAACAAGAGGAAAGCGTGCTGGTTGCTGGAAATATTTCAAGGTGATCAATGTTCCCTCCAAGAGGGAGAAAGGGAAGATGGAATGTAAGGCAAAGTGCAGGTTTTGTCATCACAGCTATGGATATCACCCTGGGGGAACCACTACAACACTGAATCGTCACTTAGACAAGTGCACAATATATCTGAACAAGCTTGCAAAGGCTAAAGCTCAAG TGGCTATGGCTGATGCAATGTTGGAAAAGTTCTGTAAATATTTGGAGAACACAAACAATATCATGATTATTGCTACAATCCTTGACCCTAGGTTCAAAATGAGGTACATTAAGTGGTGCTTTAGTGAGTTTTTTGATGAGATAAGGTGTGTAACAAAGGTTGCAGCCATAACTGCTGAGATGGAAAAACTGTACAATAAGTATGAGGCGATATGTCGCCACAACCAAGGTGGGAACAACACACACACTGGGctctctgcctcatcctcaaGCTCTACGACCACCTCATTGGCTTCAATTATTCCAAGTGGTTTCCAATCCTTTTTGCAATCAAATGCTAAGGAATCCTCAAAATCTGAGTTACTCATCTATCTAGATGAACCAAATGTTCCCCTTGATGATAACACATTCAACTTAATTATTGGAGGTAAATGCCCATAG
- the LOC102719057 gene encoding uncharacterized protein LOC102719057 isoform X2, giving the protein MELAPQGEGPRPPSPSKCASVTPSSSAGAATCTRSARIAPSNVGRSRGSGTAIGAPGAQPLESTSRANVSMSVEMDMVVVPDEGEDEENSFDMNDEMSMSLPSSRSGSEGDDGEEKSKSRKRGAKRTKGSISLSPSKGKVTRGKRAGCWKYFKVINVPSKREKGKMECKAKCRFCHHSYGYHPGGTTTTLNRHLDKCTIYLNKLAKAKAQGFLLYPTWQRGSWLFQLAVCHQSPLLAPGEEFLMTTVVL; this is encoded by the exons ATGGAGCTGGCGCCTCAAGGTGAAGGACCTCGACCACCATCCCCGAGCAAATGCGCGAGTGTGACGCCATCCTCGTCGGCAGGTGCAGCGACATGTACACGCTCTGCACGGATTGCTCCAAGCAATGTTGGCCGCAGTCGAGGTTCTGGAACAGCAATTGGAGCACCAGGAGCACAGCCGCTGGAATCAACATCACGAGCTAATGTCTCCATGTCTGTG GAAATGGACATGGTAGTCGTGCCAGATGAaggagaggatgaagagaaCAGCTTTGACATGAATGATGAGATGTCGATGAGCCTACCTTCTTCAAGAAGCGGTAGTGAGGGAGATGATGGAGAAGAGAAGTCAAAGTCTCGTAAGCGAGGTGCAAAAAGGACCAAGGGAAGTATTTCACTATCTCCTTCCAAGGGCAAGGTAACAAGAGGAAAGCGTGCTGGTTGCTGGAAATATTTCAAGGTGATCAATGTTCCCTCCAAGAGGGAGAAAGGGAAGATGGAATGTAAGGCAAAGTGCAGGTTTTGTCATCACAGCTATGGATATCACCCTGGGGGAACCACTACAACACTGAATCGTCACTTAGACAAGTGCACAATATATCTGAACAAGCTTGCAAAGGCTAAAGCTCAAG GTTTCCTGTTGTATCCAACATGGCAAAGAGGTTCTTGGCTATTCCAGCTAGCAGTGTGTCATCAGAGTCCACTTTTAGCACCGGGGGAAGAATTCTTGATGACTACCGTAGTTCTTTGA